One Clupea harengus chromosome 3, Ch_v2.0.2, whole genome shotgun sequence DNA window includes the following coding sequences:
- the nrcamb gene encoding neuronal cell adhesion molecule isoform X5, whose protein sequence is MPVCCTTALGRMRTAAVLLVLFLGHIVAPLEVPLDPKVLEGLPQPPTITLESPKDYIVDPREHIVIRCEAKAKPPPSFSWTRNGTHFDIDKDPKVNMRPNSGTLVVDISGKDKAEAYEGVYQCTARNEHGTAVSNNIVIRQPRSPLWSKEDNPPIIVQEGASLVLKCRPPAGLPPPIVFWMDHNFLRLPLNRRVSQGLNGDLYFSNAVVSDSRTDYICYARFTHTQTIQQKQPITVRVVNMDAFNETWPVFLNETDFFGDGATEDRRPSFQVPSGPTSSKMVLRGEVLDMECIAEGLPTPDITWAKVSGELPTKRFTYHNFRKNLRITGVTEADAGQYRCTAKNTLGSIHHVITVTVKAAPYWIMAPQNLVLAPRERGQLICRASGNPKPTIGWFVNGVPIHNVPDDPGRVVEGDTIMFEDVMTGSSAVYQCNASNEYGYLLANAFVNVLSEPPRMLTPRDKVYQVIMNKPATLDCSSFGSPIPKITWFKDSHPTTLEGDPYVFYDNGTLVIPVAQAMNSGKYTCVALNMLGKSDNQVYLEVKEPTRILKQPEYQKVQRNRDVVFECKVKHDPSLNPTMIWLKDNGELPDDERFIVDSDSLTITEVTESDAGTYTCIMNTTLDQDSASANLMVVEQPDPPIDLELTDQKPRSVQLTWTPGNDHNSPIKSFLIQYEDSLHDRGNWHNMTEVPGTKITAHLKLSPFVHYTFRVLALNEVGYSHPSLPSQQYRTKAAVPDENPIGVQGIGTQPDNLVIYWKPLTGLQSNGPGLQYIVFWKQRGVDENWKSVKIANVSNFTVGGTPTFAPYDVKVRSVNEHGVGPEPSAVIGYSGEDLPMAAPDNVQVHVINSTLANVHWEPVFYQSVRGHLKGYKVYYSRQGSLHHHNPHHAEQQVITFNGNRTHGKLPGLHPFSRYTLNVRVFNGRGEGPACSNVEFETPEGVPGKPSFLNVVNLSLDSLTLEWGPPHDRNGRLTGYTLKYQPVNNSNDLGPLEELTVAANETRVTLLNLKYSTRYKFYFNAKTLKGSGPTITEEASTVIDEGHPEPPPHPHPLSPTSQSDRHPLHKAHPIVPAFENASFALREDGVLVSWEYLGPENKVYVEYIVENSNEEWKKEKVNNSQSHTLKRLKEGLAYKVRVVAKDHSDQMVHSSEELFVTVPAMTSRQVDIATQGWFIGLMCAIALLILVLLIVCFIKRNKGGKYPVKEKEDAHADPEIQPMKDEDCTFGEYSDNDDHKPLKGSRTPSNGTVKRDDSDDSLVDYGDGGDGQFNEDGSFIGQYSGKKERDTAECIESSEAPSPVNAMNSFV, encoded by the exons ATGCCTGTGTGCTGCACGACAGCGCTGGGCAGGATGAGGACGGCTGCGGTGCTGCTGGTGTTGTTCCTGGGTCACATCGTCGCGCCTCTGGAAGTCCCCCTTGACc CCAAAGTTCTGGAAGGAT TACCACAACCGCCCACCATAACCCTGGAGTCACCGAAAGACTACATCGTGGACCCACGGGAGCACATCGTCATCCGCTGCGAAGCCAAAGCAAAACCCCCTCCTAG CTTCTCGTGGACAAGGAACGGAACGCATTTTGACATCGACAAGGACCCCAAAGTCAACATGAGGCCCAACTCGGGAACGCTGGTCGTCGACATCAGCGGCAAAGACAAAGCCGAGGCATACGAGGGCGTGTATCAGTGCACGGCCCGTAACGAACATGGGACCGCAGTTTCCAACAACATAGTCATACGCCAGCCCA GGTCCCCCTTGTGGTCAAAAGAGGATAATCCACCAATCATAGTGCAGGAAGGCGCATCCCTAGTGCTCAAGTGCAGACCGCCTGCTGGACTGCCCCCACCCATTGTGTTCTGGATGGATCACA ACTTCCTGAGGCTGCCCCTGAATCGGCGTGTGTCTCAAGGCCTGAACGGCGACCTGTACTTTTCCAACGCGGTGGTGTCGGATTCGCGCACTGACTACATCTGCTACGCCCGCTTCACCCACACGCAGACCATCCAGCAGAAGCAGCCCATCACCGTGCGGGTGGTCAACA TGGATGCATTCAATGAGACATGGCCAGTTTTTTTGAATGAAACTGATTTTTTTGGTG ACGGTGCGACTGAGGATCGCCGGCCGTCCTTCCAGGTGCCGTCGGGCCCCACCAGCTCCAAGATGGTCCTGCGGGGCGAGGTGCTGGATATGGAGTGCATCGCTGAAGGCCT GCCCACTCCTGACATCACCTGGGCCAAGGTGAGCGGGGAGTTGCCCACCAAACGGTTCACCTATCACAACTTCCGCAAGAATCTGCGCATCACCGGCGTGACGGAAGCGGACGCCGGCCAGTACCGCTGCACCGCCAAGAACACGCTGGGCTCCATCCACCACGTCATCACCGTCACCGTTAAAG CTGCTCCCTACTGGATCATGGCTCCTCAGAACCTGGTGCTGGCACCCAGAGAGAGGGGCCAGCTGATCTGCCGCGCCAGTGGCAACCCCAAGCCCACCATCGGCTGGTTCGTCAACGGCGTGCCCATCCACA ATGTGCCGGACGACCCCGGCAGGGTAGTTGAGGGTGACACCATAATGTTTGAGGATGTGATGACTGGATCCAGTGCTGTGTACCAGTGCAATGCCTCAAACGAGTACGGCTATCTGCTAGCCAATGCCTTTGTCAATGTGCTGT CCGAGCCGCCCAGAATGCTGACCCCGCGCGACAAAGTCTATCAGGTCATCATGAATAAACCTGCCACTCTGGACTGCTCTTCCTTTGGCTCCCCCATACCCAAAATCACGTG GTTTAAGGACAGCCATCCCACTACTCTGGAGGGTGACCCCTACGTGTTCTATGACAATGGCACACTGGTGATCCCAGTGGCTCAGGCCATGAACAGTGGAAAGTACACCTGTGTGGCGTTGAACATGCTGGGCAAATCAGACAATCAGGTCTAcctggaggtcaaag AGCCTACCCGTATTCTGAAGCAACCGGAGTATCAGAAGGTGCAGAGGAACCGGGACGTGGTGTTTGAGTGCAAGGTGAAACACGACCCCTCCCTCAACCCCACCATGATCTGGCTGAAGGATAATGGAGAGCTGCCCGACGACGAGAG GTTTATTGTCGACTCTGACAGTCTGACCATCACCGAGGTGACAGAGAGTGATGCAGGGACTTACACCTGTATCATGAACACCACCCTGGACCAGGACTCGGCAAGCGCTAACCTCATGGTTGTCG AGCAACCCGACCCACCCATTGACCTGGAACTGACTGACCAGAAGCCGAGGAGTGTGCAGCTCACCTGGACCCCAGGGAATGACCACAACAGTCCCATTAAGA GTTTCCTTATTCAGTATGAGGATTCGCTCCATGACCGTGGTAACTGGCACAACATGACAGAGGTCCCTGGCACAAAGATCACAGCCCACCTCAAGCTGTCTCCCTTTGTCCACTACACATTTAGGGTGCTGGCTCTAAATGAGGTCGGCTATAGCCATCCTAGTCTGCCCTCCCAACAGTACAGAACCAAGGCAGCAG TACCGGATGAAAACCCCATTGGAGTTCAAGGCATTGGAACTCAACCTGACAACTTGGTTATATACTGGAAG CCCTTGACAGGCCTGCAGTCCAATGGCCCCGGTCTTCAGTATATAGTCTTCTGGAAGCAGAGGGGCGTGGACGAAAATTGGAAATCTGTGAAAATAGCCAACGTCTCCAACTTTACAGTTGGGGGGACACCAACCTTCGCGCCGTATGACGTGAAAGTGCGGTCTGTGAATGAACACGGTGTTGGGCCCGAGCCCTCAGCTGTCATCGGTTACTCCGGGGAGGACt TGCCAATGGCAGCCCCTGACAACGTCCAGGTCCATGTGATTAACAGCACCTTGGCAAATGTCCACTGGGAGCCTGTGTTCTACCAATCAGTCCGGGGACACCTCAAAGGCTACAAG GTGTACTACTCACGGCAGGGGAGTCTGCACCATCACAATCCACACCACGCAGAGCAGCAGGTCATCACCTTCAACGGCAACAGGACGCACGGCAAGCTGCCAGGCCTGCACCCTTTCAGCCGCTACACCCTCAACGTCAGGGTGTTCAACGGCCGAGGGGAGGGGCCTGCCTGCAGCAACGTGGAGTTTGAGACTCCAGAGGGAG TGCCAGGGAAACCATCGTTCCTGAACGTTGTGAACCTGAGCCTGGACTCCCTCACCTTGGAGTGGGGCCCTCCTCATGACCGCAATGGACGTTTGACCGGTTACACTCTGAAATACCAGCCAG TCAATAACAGCAATGATCTGGGCCCATTGGAAGAGCTCACGGTGGCAGCCAATGAGACAAGGGTCACACTGCTCAACCTCAAGTACAGCACACGCTACAAGTTTTATTTCAATGCCAAAACTCTAAAGGGATCTGGCCCCACCATTACTGAGGAGGCCTCCACAGTCATCGATGAAG GGCACCCAGaacccccaccacacccacacccactctcCCCAACCTCACAGTCTGACCGACACCCCCTCCACAAGG CGCATCCAATTGTTCCAGCTTTCGAGAACGCTAGCTTTGCCCTGAGAGAGGACGGAGTGCTTGTCAGTTGGGAGTACTTGGGACCTGAAAACAAAGTTTATGTCGAATATATTGTAGAAAACA GTAatgaagagtggaaaaaggagAAGGTAAATAACTCGCAGTCCCATACGCTAAAGAGGCTAAAGGAGGGCCTGGCGTACAAAGTTCGCGTGGTTGCTAAAGACCACTCTGATCAAATGGTCCACAGTTCGGAGGAGCTTTTCGTAACCGTTCCAG CCATGACCAGTAGGCAGGTGGACATTGCTACACAGGGCTGGTTCATCGGCCTCATGTGTGCCATTgccctcctcatcctcgtcctcctcaTTGTCTGCTTCATCAAGAGAAACAAGGGAGGCAAATACCCAG taaaagagaaagaagatgcACACGCTGACCCAGAAATCCAGCCCATGAAAGATGAGGACTGTACTTTCGGAGAGTACAG TGACAATGATGACCATAAACCATTAAAAGGGAGCCGCACCCCGTCCAATGGCACGGTAAAGAGAGACGACAGTGACGACAGTTTAGTTGACTACGGGGATGGCGGCGACGGACAGTTCAACGAGGACGGCTCGTTTATTGGGCAGTATAGCGGAAAGAAGGAACGGGACACAGCCGagtgcattgagagctctgaaGCACCGTCCCCTGTTAATGCCATGAATTCTTTTGTGTAA
- the nrcamb gene encoding neuronal cell adhesion molecule isoform X11 has product MPVCCTTALGRMRTAAVLLVLFLGHIVAPLEVPLDLPQPPTITLESPKDYIVDPREHIVIRCEAKAKPPPSFSWTRNGTHFDIDKDPKVNMRPNSGTLVVDISGKDKAEAYEGVYQCTARNEHGTAVSNNIVIRQPRSPLWSKEDNPPIIVQEGASLVLKCRPPAGLPPPIVFWMDHNFLRLPLNRRVSQGLNGDLYFSNAVVSDSRTDYICYARFTHTQTIQQKQPITVRVVNNGATEDRRPSFQVPSGPTSSKMVLRGEVLDMECIAEGLPTPDITWAKVSGELPTKRFTYHNFRKNLRITGVTEADAGQYRCTAKNTLGSIHHVITVTVKAAPYWIMAPQNLVLAPRERGQLICRASGNPKPTIGWFVNGVPIHNVPDDPGRVVEGDTIMFEDVMTGSSAVYQCNASNEYGYLLANAFVNVLSEPPRMLTPRDKVYQVIMNKPATLDCSSFGSPIPKITWFKDSHPTTLEGDPYVFYDNGTLVIPVAQAMNSGKYTCVALNMLGKSDNQVYLEVKEPTRILKQPEYQKVQRNRDVVFECKVKHDPSLNPTMIWLKDNGELPDDERFIVDSDSLTITEVTESDAGTYTCIMNTTLDQDSASANLMVVEQPDPPIDLELTDQKPRSVQLTWTPGNDHNSPIKSFLIQYEDSLHDRGNWHNMTEVPGTKITAHLKLSPFVHYTFRVLALNEVGYSHPSLPSQQYRTKAAVPDENPIGVQGIGTQPDNLVIYWKPLTGLQSNGPGLQYIVFWKQRGVDENWKSVKIANVSNFTVGGTPTFAPYDVKVRSVNEHGVGPEPSAVIGYSGEDLPMAAPDNVQVHVINSTLANVHWEPVFYQSVRGHLKGYKVYYSRQGSLHHHNPHHAEQQVITFNGNRTHGKLPGLHPFSRYTLNVRVFNGRGEGPACSNVEFETPEGVPGKPSFLNVVNLSLDSLTLEWGPPHDRNGRLTGYTLKYQPVNNSNDLGPLEELTVAANETRVTLLNLKYSTRYKFYFNAKTLKGSGPTITEEASTVIDEGHPEPPPHPHPLSPTSQSDRHPLHKAHPIVPAFENASFALREDGVLVSWEYLGPENKVYVEYIVENSNEEWKKEKVNNSQSHTLKRLKEGLAYKVRVVAKDHSDQMVHSSEELFVTVPAMTSRQVDIATQGWFIGLMCAIALLILVLLIVCFIKRNKGGKYPVKEKEDAHADPEIQPMKDEDCTFGEYSDNDDHKPLKGSRTPSNGTVKRDDSDDSLVDYGDGGDGQFNEDGSFIGQYSGKKERDTAECIESSEAPSPVNAMNSFV; this is encoded by the exons ATGCCTGTGTGCTGCACGACAGCGCTGGGCAGGATGAGGACGGCTGCGGTGCTGCTGGTGTTGTTCCTGGGTCACATCGTCGCGCCTCTGGAAGTCCCCCTTGACc TACCACAACCGCCCACCATAACCCTGGAGTCACCGAAAGACTACATCGTGGACCCACGGGAGCACATCGTCATCCGCTGCGAAGCCAAAGCAAAACCCCCTCCTAG CTTCTCGTGGACAAGGAACGGAACGCATTTTGACATCGACAAGGACCCCAAAGTCAACATGAGGCCCAACTCGGGAACGCTGGTCGTCGACATCAGCGGCAAAGACAAAGCCGAGGCATACGAGGGCGTGTATCAGTGCACGGCCCGTAACGAACATGGGACCGCAGTTTCCAACAACATAGTCATACGCCAGCCCA GGTCCCCCTTGTGGTCAAAAGAGGATAATCCACCAATCATAGTGCAGGAAGGCGCATCCCTAGTGCTCAAGTGCAGACCGCCTGCTGGACTGCCCCCACCCATTGTGTTCTGGATGGATCACA ACTTCCTGAGGCTGCCCCTGAATCGGCGTGTGTCTCAAGGCCTGAACGGCGACCTGTACTTTTCCAACGCGGTGGTGTCGGATTCGCGCACTGACTACATCTGCTACGCCCGCTTCACCCACACGCAGACCATCCAGCAGAAGCAGCCCATCACCGTGCGGGTGGTCAACA ACGGTGCGACTGAGGATCGCCGGCCGTCCTTCCAGGTGCCGTCGGGCCCCACCAGCTCCAAGATGGTCCTGCGGGGCGAGGTGCTGGATATGGAGTGCATCGCTGAAGGCCT GCCCACTCCTGACATCACCTGGGCCAAGGTGAGCGGGGAGTTGCCCACCAAACGGTTCACCTATCACAACTTCCGCAAGAATCTGCGCATCACCGGCGTGACGGAAGCGGACGCCGGCCAGTACCGCTGCACCGCCAAGAACACGCTGGGCTCCATCCACCACGTCATCACCGTCACCGTTAAAG CTGCTCCCTACTGGATCATGGCTCCTCAGAACCTGGTGCTGGCACCCAGAGAGAGGGGCCAGCTGATCTGCCGCGCCAGTGGCAACCCCAAGCCCACCATCGGCTGGTTCGTCAACGGCGTGCCCATCCACA ATGTGCCGGACGACCCCGGCAGGGTAGTTGAGGGTGACACCATAATGTTTGAGGATGTGATGACTGGATCCAGTGCTGTGTACCAGTGCAATGCCTCAAACGAGTACGGCTATCTGCTAGCCAATGCCTTTGTCAATGTGCTGT CCGAGCCGCCCAGAATGCTGACCCCGCGCGACAAAGTCTATCAGGTCATCATGAATAAACCTGCCACTCTGGACTGCTCTTCCTTTGGCTCCCCCATACCCAAAATCACGTG GTTTAAGGACAGCCATCCCACTACTCTGGAGGGTGACCCCTACGTGTTCTATGACAATGGCACACTGGTGATCCCAGTGGCTCAGGCCATGAACAGTGGAAAGTACACCTGTGTGGCGTTGAACATGCTGGGCAAATCAGACAATCAGGTCTAcctggaggtcaaag AGCCTACCCGTATTCTGAAGCAACCGGAGTATCAGAAGGTGCAGAGGAACCGGGACGTGGTGTTTGAGTGCAAGGTGAAACACGACCCCTCCCTCAACCCCACCATGATCTGGCTGAAGGATAATGGAGAGCTGCCCGACGACGAGAG GTTTATTGTCGACTCTGACAGTCTGACCATCACCGAGGTGACAGAGAGTGATGCAGGGACTTACACCTGTATCATGAACACCACCCTGGACCAGGACTCGGCAAGCGCTAACCTCATGGTTGTCG AGCAACCCGACCCACCCATTGACCTGGAACTGACTGACCAGAAGCCGAGGAGTGTGCAGCTCACCTGGACCCCAGGGAATGACCACAACAGTCCCATTAAGA GTTTCCTTATTCAGTATGAGGATTCGCTCCATGACCGTGGTAACTGGCACAACATGACAGAGGTCCCTGGCACAAAGATCACAGCCCACCTCAAGCTGTCTCCCTTTGTCCACTACACATTTAGGGTGCTGGCTCTAAATGAGGTCGGCTATAGCCATCCTAGTCTGCCCTCCCAACAGTACAGAACCAAGGCAGCAG TACCGGATGAAAACCCCATTGGAGTTCAAGGCATTGGAACTCAACCTGACAACTTGGTTATATACTGGAAG CCCTTGACAGGCCTGCAGTCCAATGGCCCCGGTCTTCAGTATATAGTCTTCTGGAAGCAGAGGGGCGTGGACGAAAATTGGAAATCTGTGAAAATAGCCAACGTCTCCAACTTTACAGTTGGGGGGACACCAACCTTCGCGCCGTATGACGTGAAAGTGCGGTCTGTGAATGAACACGGTGTTGGGCCCGAGCCCTCAGCTGTCATCGGTTACTCCGGGGAGGACt TGCCAATGGCAGCCCCTGACAACGTCCAGGTCCATGTGATTAACAGCACCTTGGCAAATGTCCACTGGGAGCCTGTGTTCTACCAATCAGTCCGGGGACACCTCAAAGGCTACAAG GTGTACTACTCACGGCAGGGGAGTCTGCACCATCACAATCCACACCACGCAGAGCAGCAGGTCATCACCTTCAACGGCAACAGGACGCACGGCAAGCTGCCAGGCCTGCACCCTTTCAGCCGCTACACCCTCAACGTCAGGGTGTTCAACGGCCGAGGGGAGGGGCCTGCCTGCAGCAACGTGGAGTTTGAGACTCCAGAGGGAG TGCCAGGGAAACCATCGTTCCTGAACGTTGTGAACCTGAGCCTGGACTCCCTCACCTTGGAGTGGGGCCCTCCTCATGACCGCAATGGACGTTTGACCGGTTACACTCTGAAATACCAGCCAG TCAATAACAGCAATGATCTGGGCCCATTGGAAGAGCTCACGGTGGCAGCCAATGAGACAAGGGTCACACTGCTCAACCTCAAGTACAGCACACGCTACAAGTTTTATTTCAATGCCAAAACTCTAAAGGGATCTGGCCCCACCATTACTGAGGAGGCCTCCACAGTCATCGATGAAG GGCACCCAGaacccccaccacacccacacccactctcCCCAACCTCACAGTCTGACCGACACCCCCTCCACAAGG CGCATCCAATTGTTCCAGCTTTCGAGAACGCTAGCTTTGCCCTGAGAGAGGACGGAGTGCTTGTCAGTTGGGAGTACTTGGGACCTGAAAACAAAGTTTATGTCGAATATATTGTAGAAAACA GTAatgaagagtggaaaaaggagAAGGTAAATAACTCGCAGTCCCATACGCTAAAGAGGCTAAAGGAGGGCCTGGCGTACAAAGTTCGCGTGGTTGCTAAAGACCACTCTGATCAAATGGTCCACAGTTCGGAGGAGCTTTTCGTAACCGTTCCAG CCATGACCAGTAGGCAGGTGGACATTGCTACACAGGGCTGGTTCATCGGCCTCATGTGTGCCATTgccctcctcatcctcgtcctcctcaTTGTCTGCTTCATCAAGAGAAACAAGGGAGGCAAATACCCAG taaaagagaaagaagatgcACACGCTGACCCAGAAATCCAGCCCATGAAAGATGAGGACTGTACTTTCGGAGAGTACAG TGACAATGATGACCATAAACCATTAAAAGGGAGCCGCACCCCGTCCAATGGCACGGTAAAGAGAGACGACAGTGACGACAGTTTAGTTGACTACGGGGATGGCGGCGACGGACAGTTCAACGAGGACGGCTCGTTTATTGGGCAGTATAGCGGAAAGAAGGAACGGGACACAGCCGagtgcattgagagctctgaaGCACCGTCCCCTGTTAATGCCATGAATTCTTTTGTGTAA